From Mesorhizobium sp. Pch-S:
GCCCATCGACTTGGCGACGACGTCATGCATGCCGAGCGTCTCGAAGACAGCGCGCATCGGGCCGCCGGCGATGATACCGGTACCCTGCTTGGCGGTGCGCAGCAGAACGCGGCCGGCGCCCCAGCGTCCTTCGACGTCGTGGTGCAGCGTGCGGCCCGAACGCAGTGGCACGAAGATCATCTCGCGCTTGGCGGATTCGGTCGCCTTGCGGATTGCCTCAGGCACTTCGCGTGCCTTGCCATGGCCGAAGCCGACGCGGCCCTTCTGATCGCCGACGACGACGAGTGCGGCGAAGCCGAAGCGACGACCACCCTTCACCACCTTGGCGACGCGGTTGATGTGTACGAGCTTGTCGACGATGCCGTCGTCGCGCTCTTCGCGGTCACGGCCACGCTCGCGGCCGCCTTCCCTACGTTCCTGTGCCATATCCTAGTCCTTGTTCTTTTCCGGAAGCACGGGTTGCTGAAATGCCGGCGCCTCTTTACGAGGTCGCCGGCGGCGAAAAACTTGTGCCTTCTGCACGATCCGTTCCGAAATGTCAGCCCCTTTTCGAAGCCGGCTTTCGGAAAGGTGCGAACTTAGAAGTTCAGGCCACCTTCACGGGCGGCTTCGGCCAGCGCCTTGACGCGGCCATGATAGATGTAGGAGCCGCGGTCGAAGACGACATCCTTGATGCCAGCCTTGATGGCGCGCTCGGCGACGAGCTTGCCAACGGCAGCGGCAGCTGCTGCGTCGGCACCGGTCTTCTTGGTCGCCTTGAAATCCTTCTCGAGCGTCGACGCAGCAGCGATGGTGTGGCCGCTGGCATCATCGATCACCTGGACGTAGATGTTCTTTGAAGTGCGGTGTACCGAAAGACGCGGGCGGCCGTTGGCGACTGCCTTGATCTGGCGACGGATGCGCGACGAGCGGCGCAGAGTGGCTTCTTTGGTTGCCATGGTCGTAGTTCCTGCCTTGTAAGACGGGGGTTGCCCTGTGCGGTAGGTTTTTCTCCTCCCGCGGCAACATCCCGTGGCGTTGCATTTCGTTGGTCCGGCCCTGTGCGAACAATCCGTTCAGGGCCGAGCCGATTACTTCTTCTTGCCTTCCTTGCGGACGATCTTCTCGCCAGCATAACGCACGCCCTTGCCCTTGTAGGGTTCTGGGCCGCGGTATTCGCGGATCTCAGCAGCGACCTGGCCGACCTGCTGCTTGTCGATACCCGAAACGGTAATTTCGGTCGGCTTGCCTACCGTGATCGTGATGCCCTGCGGGGTCTCATAAACCACATCGTGCGAGAAGCCGAGCGCGAGCTGCAGGTTCTTGCCCTGCATGGCGGCGCGGTAACCGACGCCGGTGATCTCGAGCTTCTTCTCGAAGCCGTCCTTCACACCGGTCAGGATGTTGACGATCTGGGTGCGCGACATGCCCCACTTGGAGCGTGCGTCCTTCGACTGATCCCGCGGTTCGACGGCGATCTGGCCTTCGTCCAGCTTGACCAGGACTTCGTCGTTGACCACGAACTTCAGTTCACCCTTCGGGCCCTTGGCTGTCACGGTCTGGCCGTTGACAGAAGCGGTTACACCGGCCGGTACCGAGACGGGTTTCTTACCAATACGAGACATTTTCTCTCGTCCTTCCTATCTCAACTCGCCGATCAGAAGATCTGGCAGAGGACTTCGCCGCCGACGTTCTGCTCGCGTGCTTCGTGATCAGCCATAACGCCCTTCGGGGTCGAAAGGATGGCGATACCGAGGCCATTGGCAACCTGCGGGATCGACTTGGCCGAAACGTAGACGCGGCGGCCCGGCTTCGAAACGCGGGAAATTTCGCGCACGACCGGATTGCCGTCGAAATACTTCAGTTCGATCTCGATTTCCGACT
This genomic window contains:
- the rplR gene encoding 50S ribosomal protein L18 → MATKEATLRRSSRIRRQIKAVANGRPRLSVHRTSKNIYVQVIDDASGHTIAAASTLEKDFKATKKTGADAAAAAAVGKLVAERAIKAGIKDVVFDRGSYIYHGRVKALAEAAREGGLNF
- the rpsH gene encoding 30S ribosomal protein S8; this translates as MSLSDPLGDMLTRIRNAYGRKKSSVSTPASRLRARVLDVLKSEGYIRDYSQTDFDNGKSEIEIELKYFDGNPVVREISRVSKPGRRVYVSAKSIPQVANGLGIAILSTPKGVMADHEAREQNVGGEVLCQIF
- the rplF gene encoding 50S ribosomal protein L6 encodes the protein MSRIGKKPVSVPAGVTASVNGQTVTAKGPKGELKFVVNDEVLVKLDEGQIAVEPRDQSKDARSKWGMSRTQIVNILTGVKDGFEKKLEITGVGYRAAMQGKNLQLALGFSHDVVYETPQGITITVGKPTEITVSGIDKQQVGQVAAEIREYRGPEPYKGKGVRYAGEKIVRKEGKKK
- the rpsE gene encoding 30S ribosomal protein S5 encodes the protein MAQERREGGRERGRDREERDDGIVDKLVHINRVAKVVKGGRRFGFAALVVVGDQKGRVGFGHGKAREVPEAIRKATESAKREMIFVPLRSGRTLHHDVEGRWGAGRVLLRTAKQGTGIIAGGPMRAVFETLGMHDVVAKSMGSSNPYNMVRATFDALKRQMHPKDVAAARGIKYSTLQARRGNAVAADE